A genome region from Synechococcales cyanobacterium T60_A2020_003 includes the following:
- a CDS encoding alpha/beta hydrolase codes for MTTLPPSQLSPMNLHRTVSGTGFPMLCLHGHPGAGYCMSVFTSFLSQEFRTIAPDLRGYGKSRVSQPFGMNQHLMDLDALLDRFQVSRFVALGWSLGGILALELALRHPDRVSGLILVATSARPWSNHPRTGWQDDLLTGMASLVNRISPGNSVGIELGKRSLFRYLVQQHTPKTYGFLAREALPAYLQTSSHATNALNQALRSRYNRLPDLKNIQCPSLVLAGEGDRHITVESSLETAKHLPQAECRVYSNVAHLFPWEIGDRVQADIQRWLVAHPEIKT; via the coding sequence ATGACAACCTTACCCCCTAGCCAGCTATCACCCATGAACCTGCATCGTACTGTATCGGGAACTGGATTTCCGATGCTTTGTCTGCATGGGCATCCGGGTGCAGGATACTGTATGTCGGTGTTTACGTCATTTCTGTCCCAGGAATTTCGGACGATCGCTCCTGATCTGCGAGGATACGGGAAAAGTCGGGTATCCCAGCCCTTTGGAATGAATCAGCATTTGATGGATTTAGATGCCCTCCTCGATCGGTTTCAAGTATCCCGCTTTGTAGCGTTGGGATGGTCGCTAGGTGGAATTTTAGCGCTAGAGCTGGCGTTGCGCCATCCGGATCGGGTGAGTGGATTAATTTTGGTGGCCACTTCGGCGCGACCGTGGAGTAATCATCCCCGCACGGGCTGGCAGGATGATCTGTTGACGGGCATGGCGTCGTTGGTGAACCGGATCAGCCCTGGAAACTCCGTGGGGATTGAGCTAGGCAAGCGATCGCTCTTTCGCTATCTGGTGCAGCAACATACGCCCAAAACCTACGGATTTCTGGCACGGGAGGCATTGCCTGCCTATCTGCAAACTTCGTCCCATGCCACCAATGCCCTAAATCAAGCGTTGCGATCGCGCTATAACCGTTTACCAGACTTAAAAAATATTCAGTGTCCGAGTTTGGTACTGGCGGGGGAGGGCGATCGCCATATTACCGTAGAATCCAGTCTGGAAACCGCTAAGCATCTGCCCCAAGCGGAGTGCCGGGTGTATTCCAACGTGGCGCACCTGTTTCCGTGGGAAATTGGCGATCGCGTTCAGGCGGATATTCAACGTTGGCTCGTGGCCCATCCGGAAATCAAGACATAA